The following is a genomic window from Rutidosis leptorrhynchoides isolate AG116_Rl617_1_P2 chromosome 8, CSIRO_AGI_Rlap_v1, whole genome shotgun sequence.
aaacaaacaaagtAGGAGAAATTAAAAGAATAGTGAACAAAAAAAAAAGGTTAATCTTGGAGTAACGCAACAAAAAGCTTACCCCATGGAAACTCCTTGTTACGAATGTGCAAGTATGGATATGCCTGCATACATATAGGCATAAGATATCAACAAAGACAACCTATGTGATGCTTTCGCAATTAAACTGGTTAATGAATAATGATTAAACAAGTGCACAATAACCAAATATCCATTGAGAGCTTACAGGAGGTTCATCAAAGTGAGGATGACCCTTGGATAGGTTAACAAATGCAAGAACCGAGCAAGCAACAATTCCTACATAAGTAATTTTCTCCCATTTCGAAGCCTCACCTGTTACAATAATACAAAAACATATCCAAATCAATTAGCTAATACTGCATAATACCTCATTTTCAAAtaatcaaataaatatttcaattcaaatgattgaaTTCACATATTCCCTAATCCAAACCATAAAGTACACATATTTGATAAACAAAACCCTATATCTAACAAAACTAGATATTTTCAGATCGATGGAACATCATACGATTGGTCAGTGCAACTAGGTCTTACAGTAATTAATTTTtgaattataatataaattaaatacaatCTAAATATAATAACGTATAACGTataaattgtaattgtaattgtaattaaaaaaaaaaaaaaaaaaaaaaagaggaccGTACGAGCTTCTTCTTCAACCGATGCACCGGATGAAAATGATCGCTTAGATGCCACTGAATTCACGCGGTGGCCACCACGAAGAGCCGTTCGAAGAGTAGATCTCACAATCGCCGACGCCATCTCTCACCCCGATATTTCTTATTTTTTCACTGGTAGATGAACTTTTCCGATTGAAGAATAAGGAAATTTTACCATAATAGTTTAACCGGGCCTATAGGCCCAATAACAGACTAGAGGACAAACATAGCACGTGCAAGAGGCATGCCAAAAGGTCAACCACTATTGGATCCTTTAtccaatttatcgcaatttatatataaattgtgataaatggTGTCAATTTATAATTGGTTGACATCATCTGTGAATAGTAACTTTTTTTTCAAAACATGATTCTCTAAACTACTAACTCAATACTATCCGGATCTCCTGACCCGCTCCACCAACCCGACCCGAATATCTGCTACTGTAGCTACAgtactttttttatttatttattttttttttcgaaaccAACCCGCAGCGATAGCGCGGCCAAAAAACTAGTTATTACATAATTATAatgattaattataaattataattataattataattataatttattataatttataattatagtataataataattataacaataatatataaAAGGTGTTTGATGgttaataatttataatatgtatttttttgaaaaaataaaaaatgtatAAAATGCTAAGGAGGATTCGTTAATAAAAAATGAAAAGAACCCCTCAAAAACCACTTACAACAAACGAGCCAACGAACCTCGTAGCTAAAAAACCATACCAAAATAATAATCAACTAAAAACTAATTATCTGAAAGTGAGCCTCACTAAACACCAAACTTTTAGGCCAACCAAAACCCAAGACCAGCAAAACATATGGTAAACTAAAATTCATAAACATAAACTAGTTAACCTAACACGTAACTAAAACTCatcgagagaagaagaaaaaaaggaaCCTAAATCATTTAAATTTGAACATTCAACTATGATGGAGTTGTTCTTCAATAAGAGAAGCTTTTCTACTTGTTCGTCAGGTTTGAGAAACTTCACATCCACTTGTTCAAAATGTGTTGCTTTGGCCAATCTTGATTTATAAAAACACCTTACTAGACTCTTGAGAGGAAGCCTTAGACATCCACACATCACACCCTACTGTCACCAGGAGAGCATGTGTTGGAACCACCAACAGGAGCATTATTGAAAAATTGTTAAACAGAACTAGAAATAACATGAGCAGAATAGTGGTTTtcttattattcttcttcttcGCCTTAGTAACAACCCACTAGCTACAACAAGTACCGAGCCCCGAAAAGGCCATACAAAAAGCCTTGTGCTTTTGGATGTTCTCCCACACAACTCGACATGAATCTTAACAACTCTTGCCAATGCAACGACACGTATTATACCCACCAACCAACTCAACCACTTTTTTTTTTCGGGCTGAGAACAGAACTAGAAATAACATGAGCAGAATAGTCAAACTCGTAGTTTTATCCAAAATTGCATTTTGAACATATAACCTAGGTAATCAACGTCACTAGACAAACCAACTTCATGGGCAAGATTAACTTCCTTCACATCTACAGATCTGTTCCTAACACTATCATCTTGAGCTATTGATATAGCCAATTCGGACGGTTTTAATTGTGCGGTGTCTTTAGGTCGCAATACGTCATAATTAGCTGCCAAAGGAAAGTAAcggtcttttatttatatttagttggggtttcctagctataactcacctacttgtcttccttttaacgagtaagtggtaaatataacccaGGTTCGtaattttgtatgtttgctcagaaacgtgggacaaaagtgcctaaatagttaaccttagttgacaagtggtgatagattgagATTAAGTACTTATAatataactataaagataaagaCGGATAGatatgaagaatagaatcctgatggagaattatcacaagagtttaacttcctagaataaacactaaacctcaatcaactcggctatgaacctaactgatttgtcactaagaatttaggtcttgaagattctggctaagacagatatccctactcctaacgttaaccttagagggtttaaacgaccttatggatagaattctaggtacatgaacaaagtggtatatcctgtaaagacccgtcctaatccataagaacgaatacaataacatatgattacattgcgaggtatttgacctctatatgatacattttacaaacactgcattcgttttaaaagacaaacttccattacatcgaaagttgacagacatgcataccatttcctaatatccaactataaatgatctaatctgtcatttacttaatcataatctttacttaactcaacgactcgaatgcaacgtcttttgaaatatgccatgaatgactccaagtaatatctttaaattgagcaaatgcacagcgaaagatttctttcaatcctgagaataaacatgttttaaagtgtcaaccaaaaggttggtgagttcattagtttatcataatcgatcatttccataattttaatagaccacaagattttcataattataaacagaacctctcgtctgcataaagataaaatcattcatatgaattgaacacctggtaactgacattaatttTAATGCATAgattatccccaaacagaacctctcgtctgtataatataaacctcgaagtactaaagccatccataacctgaatgggggttgttaggcctaatagatctatctttaggattcgcgtcaattaggaacagaacctctcgtctgcctaattcttaggttaccaagctaaaaggggtgatattcggtttaataatccaaccatagaatgtaattttaagtacttgtgtctatttcgtaaaacatttat
Proteins encoded in this region:
- the LOC139862845 gene encoding cytochrome c oxidase subunit 6a, mitochondrial-like is translated as MASAIVRSTLRTALRGGHRVNSVASKRSFSSGASVEEEAREASKWEKITYVGIVACSVLAFVNLSKGHPHFDEPPAYPYLHIRNKEFPWGPDGLFEVKETPLMPH